One part of the Pandoraea faecigallinarum genome encodes these proteins:
- the istA gene encoding IS21 family transposase: MLAKIRRMYIREKVPLREIARRTGLSRNTIRSWLRQPDAVEPHYPKRNGLSVVDEWAEQLSGWLCTDSHRPKRDRRTARFMFEAIRSQGYAGSYARVSAFVRHWHEAQSQAPRTKAYVPLAFDPGEAFQFDWSCEYAFVGGLRRRLEVAHVKLNASRAFWLVAYPTQSHEMLFDAHARAFAAFGGVPRRGIYDNMKTAVDKVGRGKERAINARFEAMCGHYLFEPEFCNRAAGWEKGIVEKNVQDRRRQIWHEAAERRWETLATLNEWVADQCLCAWQGKHPQWPEITIADALQDERTKLMPNPKPFDGYVEQTLRVSSTSLIHFQRNRYSVPSSLTNQVVSVRSYPTYLSIVSEGQEVARHERSFERYLTFYDWRHYIDLVERKPGALRNGAPFATMPVPLQRLQHYLLKQPGGDRVMTQVLAAVRDHGLDAVLTAVKITLESGRPSAEHVINVLSRLKTPVGPLLPTPTKLHLTEEPLADVDRYERLRPNAPENRHV; encoded by the coding sequence CGCGAGAAGGTACCGCTGCGAGAGATCGCGCGACGCACGGGCCTGTCCCGAAACACGATACGCAGCTGGCTGCGCCAGCCCGATGCGGTCGAGCCACATTACCCCAAGCGAAACGGCCTCAGCGTCGTCGACGAGTGGGCCGAACAACTGAGTGGCTGGTTATGTACCGACAGCCATCGGCCGAAGCGCGATCGGCGTACGGCTCGCTTCATGTTTGAGGCGATACGTTCACAGGGTTATGCCGGCAGCTACGCGCGAGTGAGCGCGTTTGTGCGGCACTGGCACGAGGCGCAATCTCAGGCGCCACGCACCAAAGCTTATGTGCCGTTGGCATTCGATCCCGGAGAGGCCTTCCAGTTTGACTGGAGCTGTGAGTATGCCTTCGTGGGAGGCTTGCGCCGACGGCTTGAAGTCGCTCACGTCAAACTCAACGCCAGCCGCGCTTTCTGGTTAGTCGCCTATCCCACGCAGAGCCACGAGATGCTATTCGACGCACATGCTCGAGCTTTTGCGGCATTTGGTGGCGTGCCTCGCCGAGGCATCTACGACAACATGAAGACGGCGGTCGACAAGGTCGGCCGAGGCAAAGAGCGAGCGATCAACGCTCGTTTTGAGGCAATGTGTGGCCACTACCTCTTCGAGCCAGAGTTCTGCAATCGTGCCGCCGGTTGGGAAAAAGGGATCGTTGAGAAGAATGTGCAAGATCGACGGCGACAGATTTGGCATGAAGCTGCCGAGCGTCGATGGGAAACTTTGGCGACGCTCAACGAGTGGGTGGCTGACCAATGCCTATGCGCGTGGCAAGGCAAACACCCGCAGTGGCCCGAGATCACCATCGCTGACGCGTTGCAAGATGAACGAACGAAGTTGATGCCCAACCCCAAGCCATTTGATGGATATGTTGAGCAGACGCTACGCGTCTCCTCAACGAGCCTGATCCACTTCCAACGCAATCGCTACAGTGTGCCGTCGAGTCTGACCAATCAGGTCGTTAGCGTGCGCAGCTACCCGACATATCTGAGCATCGTTTCCGAAGGGCAAGAAGTTGCCCGACATGAGCGTAGCTTTGAACGATATCTCACCTTTTACGATTGGCGCCACTACATCGACCTGGTGGAGCGCAAGCCCGGTGCACTGCGCAACGGAGCACCATTTGCGACGATGCCGGTGCCGCTGCAGCGCTTACAGCACTACTTGCTCAAACAGCCTGGTGGTGACCGGGTTATGACTCAAGTGCTGGCGGCAGTGCGTGACCATGGCTTAGACGCCGTGCTGACTGCCGTAAAAATTACCCTGGAATCCGGCCGGCCGAGTGCGGAGCATGTCATCAATGTGCTGAGTCGACTCAAAACGCCAGTTGGGCCGTTATTGCCCACCCCGACCAAACTGCATCTGACCGAAGAGCCCTTAGCGGATGTCGATCGCTATGAG